TTCGAACACCGCTCACACTTGCTACTGGTCTATCGAATACCACGAAATCGATTGTCTTGGTCTATCTCGCCGATCTCCCGATTAATCGATGTAGTTCGATTAATTTCTTCTCTAGATTTCTTCACCGAAAAATCTGAAAATGACTTAGAAGCACCTCTTTGAATGGCTCTTTACTTTTTCGATCCATTGCATTTTTCGTTGTATACTTCTTCAAGCTTTTGAGCACGATCCGATGAACAACGAACTCTCGTATTTCATTACCCCAATCATCattctaatttcatcatttaaccctTCTTCAAACCGGATACACATTTCTTCTTGATGAGGTACAATGTCTCGGGCATATTTTTTGAGGTagacaaattctctttcatattcacTCTTGATTTATTTCCGTCAGAGGTCGAGaaattctctttctttttatcCAAATACCAAATCGCCCacatatttcttcttaaattcattttggaaaaattcccaagaAATTTTCTCTGCGGAACCATGACCTCGATCGTCTCCCACCAACTATAAGCTTCTTCTTTCAACAGAGACACAGCACATCTCAAATAGTCATCTGGTGAGCAAgccatttctttaaaaattcttatCAAACTCTGTAACCAATATTCAGCTTTGACGGGATCATCATCAGTCCTTCCCCGAAATTCTTCGGCTCCAAGTTTTCTAAGCCTTTCCAATGGAGAACGCTTACTAGATTCAGTCGTTGTAGGAGGTGGAGGAGCAACCGGGGGTACCATCGATGGAGCAATAGGGGGAGGAGGTGGTTCAGCCTGATTTCTTTCTTGCCTCATTTCAGTATACCACTGATTCATAATCCCATAAATCATATTCTTTAATTCATGCTCTCGCATTTGGGAAATCGGAACATCACTGCTTGCTCTTTGTTCGAATTCGTGTCTCATCGTTAACTTCTTCTTGATCGAGACGTTCGGTAAATTTGACATCTTTATAATCGGAGAGTATctataaaataacaaagattAGATCGGAtcatacacatcacactatcatgatttatatggcatgtatttctaaacaCTTTACACTTCACACATATTCCGAGGACCGGCTAAACcgggctctgataccactaaaatttaacaccccttacccgagaccatggccggagtcgagcatgaggcgttacttgacttaacttaaaagttcggggcataaaaaaatttactttcaaatttaatttcatcattcataataaagcTGTCCTCCTGTACAGcagtcactaaaataattataattcaagctacgaaactcgaaatttagatccgtaaattttccataaaactagactcatatatctattcaccataaatttttcagaattttttctttagccaattagtacagtttattagttgaagtctcccctgtttcactaattGACTATCCTAAccactcatcactaaaatttaattatctcttattaaaggcttcatatggtgattaaacttatttctactgaaaatagactcattaaggagtctatacatataaattataactcaaaattccttctgtacaatttttaatgaatttctaaagtcagtACAGGGACTTCAAAACATTCTTACCCTGTtttactaaaattcaaatatctaaaagtatataattcttttgcttactccacttcttccctatgaaagtagactctttcagctttaatttcatatctcactcaacttctaattctatttccactatttttggtgatttttaaaagttacatcaatgctgctgtccaagaactgctccattgcaattttaaaaaattcaatataaccctttataattgtctaaccttcctgcaaatttcaaatcacaaccaattccagatttcatctacttcatttaaatactaatgaagttcaaccaatcaaccatttcaaactaaaaacatgtatatatttcgatatctaacgcaaccataacattcaaatttacttttacttcaattccctatacatgccatataaatccaaaagttgcttaacataaacTACGGAGTATATCCGGtagtgtgattcttgatgtagatccgatcctccgaatgtataaatacgttaatctacaaaacaataaacacacacatgtaagcttatagaaaagcttagtaagttcataggcataaaacataaatcttaccaaacacttgtacacttatacaatatacaccattactaaatttactgtcaaccacaatctttggtgagttccttggtataaactcactactacttattcttttaccataattcctttgggcccatttgtcacttaccatccttgatcaaaattaaggaacggttatggaaatttgagtacttcactttcactttgccatatgacctcttatcacttgtccttgatcagataagtgtagctaggctaccacttatcactttaccacttgatcagataagtgtagcggaagctaccacttatcactttatcacttgatcagataagtgtagccacttatcactttgtttcttgatcagataagtgtaaccacttatcactttgtttcttgatcagataagtgtaaccacttatcactttgtttcttgatcagaagtactcaaatccgacgttccacttaatttgatcatttattcgattttcacatttttattttattctcatttcaacaataaatacatttcaccatacattgtataattcatgaaattaacatttaatcattaaatttcagccatatgaacttacctggatcgatttgcagaatttgtaaaagttcagggactaatcggctactttttcttttcctcgacttgTTTCAGGTTCTCGATAtgattcaaaaatatgaaaacccaGCTTATTccagacctcctatggcgtttttgctgataaattgtgaagagatctctagatttttcacttttgtctttgttttaaatgtttaatttgttaagtttccaattttgcccctgTTTCTCCTGCTGATTTTTCTtacccaaccgtccagcccatataatttgggcctaatagccttttaaatccctccactttagtcacttaagctatttaatcacaatttaacaaattttacactattcccaatttagtcctttttagttaattaactatccaaacgttaaaattttctaacgaaactttaataccaactcaatgacactctataaatatttctaaaaatatttatggctcggtttaaaatcttcgaggtctcgatacctcgttttttttaattattttaatatttattcctagtacactattcactatttcaaaaattttcctaacttcacatttaacttatacttactaaatttataatattttctactcgtttgtcagatttagtgatctcgaatcaccattccgacaccactaaaaattcaggCTATTACATCAGCCATCTGATCTTCCGTCTTGCAATATTCAACTTGAACATCACCATTATTCACTAGTTCCCTCAAGAAGTGATATCGAATGCGAATGTGTTTTGTCCTTCTATGATGAATTGGATCTTTTGTGACCGAAATAGTAGAACTATTGTCACAAAACAAAATTGTTGACTTGCTCTGCTTCTGCTTAAGACTCTCCAAAATTCCACGTAACCAAATCAATTGACATCATGCATAAGATGCAGCGATATATTCAACTTCTGTAGTCGAAAGCGCCACAACTAATTGTTTCTTTGAGCTCCATGAAACTGCACCACTACCAAGGTGAAAAACATAACTAGAAGTACTTCTGCTGTCATCAATGCTTCTTGCTAAATCACTATCCGTATAACCAATGAGATCAACTAATGTATTAGCTTTATAGAAAATTCCATAATCAATGGTTCCCTTCACATATCTCAATATTTTCTTGGCAGCCTCCCAGTGATTGGAGTAAGGTTTCTCCATGAATCTACTCACCAAGCTAACAGCATACACGATGTCAGGCCTTGTCGAAGTCAGATACATCAACTTTCCAACCAAACTTCTGAATATGGTGGAATTGACTAGCTTTCCTTCACCCTCTTTAGATAACTTCAGACCTGTAATGCATGGAGTAGAGACTGGATTCGTATTTTCCATCTTGAACCTTTTTATAACTTCCTTTACGTAGCTctcttgtgaaataaaaattcctttctCGAATTGATGAATTTCAATGCcaagaaaatgatgaagttcTCCCAAATCTTTCATATTAAATTCTGCCATCATTGAGTGTTAAAATTCTTTCAACATCTTCACATCATTTCCTGTGAAAATAAGATCATCAACGTAGAGACTTACAACCATGAATCTTCCTTGAGAATTGTCTTTGATGTAGAGAGTATGCTCATATGGACATTTCTGGAATCCACACTTCTAAAAATAAGAATCGATGCGGCTGTTCCAAGCTCAGGGTGATTGCTTCAACCAGTACAAAGCTTTCTTCAACTTGtaaactttttcttcttctccttttttgaCAAACCATggtggttgatcaatatagacTTCTTCTTTGAGAACACCATTCAAAAACACGGATTTTATGTCCATTTGGAACATTTTCCAATTATTTTGGGCAGCAAGAGAAATAAGTCTCAAGTCTTGAAACTGGAGCAAATACCTCTGTAAAATCTTCTCATTCCTTTTGCTTGTATCCTTTTGTAACCAGTCTTGCCTTGTACTTGTTGATAGAGCCATTCTGATTCATCTTTGTCTTGTACACCCATTTGACTCCAATTGAATTCTTGTGCGGCGGCAAATCTGTAAGCTCCCATGTatcattgttttcaatttagcaAATCTCTTCTTTCATGGTTTTCCTCCATATTTCTTCTTGATATGCATCATCAAAAGAAATTCGATCTTCTTCTACAAAGAAGGCAAAGAATACAACATCATTTTGCACAACTTCATCAGTTACATCATATAACTCTTGGATGCTTCTCGTTTTTTGGATCGGGCTGGATGAAGAAGAATTTGATGAAGAACTTGGGGAAGCAGGAGGATTTCCTGCTTGAGCATCATCTTCAACATTCTCAATTACtgcctcttcttcttcttcttcaagttcaaaaggaaaaattggcaaatttttcttttcaacttcCATATCTTCAAACATGGAATTTTCATCAAACCGAACATCTCGCCTTATCACAATCTTCTTTGTCATCGGATTGTACAACTTGTATGCTTTACTTCTTTCACTATAGCCAATGAAAATGCATTTCTCTAACTTGTCATCCAACTTGCTTCTCATTGCATCTGGAATATGAGAGTAAGCAACACTCTCAAATACTATAAGATGTCGAACACTAGGCTTTGTACCATACCACGCCTCATGTGGTGTGCAATTCTCTAAGCTTCTTGTCGGTGATCTGTTGATAAGATAAACTGCACAGAAAATAGCTTCAGCCCAAAATCTTTTTGATAACCTCTTCTTCTTAAGAAGACATCTAGCCATTTCCATAATtgttctattctttctttcacaCACACCATTTTGCTGAGGTGTATGGCGGAATGTCATTTCATGCCGGATGCCACTATCTCGGcaatatttctcaaattcttttaaaaaatattcaccTCCACGATCTGTCCGTAAGGTGTTAATTTTCAGCCCAGTAAAGTTCTCCACTTCTACCTTGAAATCTTTGAATCTCTGAAAAGCCtctgatttttcttttacaCAATACACCCATAACTTTCTTGAGTAATCATCAATGAAAGAGATAAAGTAACGATTACCTCCCAAAGATGAAACTGTCATTGGACCACAGAGATCCGAGTGAATAAGTTGCAATGGTCTTCTTGCTTTCCACGAGGGTTGAGAAGGAAAAGTAATTTTGTGTTGCTTTCCAAGTTGACATGCTTCACAAATATCATCAAGCCGATTGATTTTTGGTAAACCTCTGACCATCATCTTCCTTGAAAGCATCTCCAAATTTCCATAGTTCAAATGTCCATATCTATCATGCCATAACTTTGAAGGGTGAGAGAGAAAAGATTATTTGATGCCACTCCAACTCTAGCAACAacctgatttttccttgataaATAGCAAGCCATGTCACGAAAATGAATATCATACCCCTTCTTCAAAAGATGCCCAACGCTAAGTAGATTATTTTTAAGACCAGGAACAAAATAAACTTCAGACATTTTCTCTACCCTTCATTGCTTTGTTTTGAACTCCAACACACCAACACCGCTAAACACTAGCAACAacctgatttttccttgataaATAGCAAGCCATGTCACGAAAATGAATATCATACCCCTTCTTCAAAAGATGCCCAACGCTAAGTAGATTATTTTTAAGACCAGGAAGAAAATAAACTTCAGACATTTTCTCTACCCTTCATTGCTTTGTTTTGAACTCCAACTCACCAACACCGCTAACTTTGTAAGCCTTGCCATCTCCTACTTTTACTTCTCCACAATTAGATTCAAAgaacttcaaaaataaatttttgttaccTGTCATATGCTTGCTAGCACCACTGTCTATGTACCAGACATCATCAATCTCTCCACCATGAGACACGAGCAACAAAGTTTCTTACTTTTGCTCTTGATTATTTTGTACTATATTAgcttcatttttctcttctttcttgtaCCAGCATTCACTTTCCAAATGACCAGGTTTGCCACAATGATAACATTCAAAATAGCCACGACCTCTTCCTCTTTAATTGCCACGTCCACGTCCTCTTTGTGATCCTCTAAAATTCTGACTTTGGTTGGCTTCTTTCCATCCATTCTCCTTGCATCTTCACCTCTTTCACGAGCATTTGAGCCTCTTCCACGACCACAATCTCTCcctctttgatttttaaaatctcCCTTCTTCTCATTTAGAGACAACTTTGACTGGAGTGCTTGATCTAGATCTACTTCCTTCTTCTTGTTGTTTAATCTTTCTTCATGGGCTTGCAACGAACCTGTGAGTTCATCAATAGTCATGGTACTCAAGTCCTTTGATTCTTCAATGGATACCACAATGTAGTCAAATCTAGAATCCAAAGAACAGAGGATTTTCTCAACACCACGAATATCAtccataatttcaccatttctttttaattggtTGACTATAGACAAAACCCGTGAACAGTAATCAGAAACTGATTCTGACTCTATTTTTTGCAATCTTTCAAACTCCCCTCGAAGAGTTTGCAACCGAACTCTTTTCACCTTTTCATCTCATTTGAAAGAATTTTGTAAAATCTCCCATGCTTGTTTTGCCGTGGTGGCACAAGCTATTTTTTCCCATGCCGCTTCATATGATTGAACTCCTTGATATATCCAAAATAAGGCttgttgatttttctttcttgattttcttaaacTCTCTTTTTGAACTTGTGATAATCCTTCCTCCTCTTCAGCCTCAACTTCATTATAACATTTTTCAACAATCTCCCAAACTTCTAGAGATCCAAGAAGAGCCTTCATTTGGATACTCCATTTGCCATAATTTTCTTTGGTTAATTGGGGAACGGAAGAGAGAGGAATAGAATTGTTTATTTCGATCGAAcaaggctctgataccaatttgtagaagattgattaaaatttagagaaataaaacaaagaaaatgataaagaatataatagagaagagaaataaattttgtatggaagaaataaaattctttctaataaacttttttatttcaatcacaCAAAAAATCTTCATcacatacaactctttatataGGAGTTGTAAGTGACTATTCATCTATATCACTAAATGCTAGGAGTTGTGGCTATTCATGCTTGTGTGTAACTTTTCATATTCAAGTCTCTTCACTCTTCATATTCAAGTCTCTTCACTCTTCTAACTTTTCATGATTTATTTGTgcaagattaatttaattatgtgccACCAAAGAGTTGCATGAAGGTAGAAATGGGCACACAGTAAAATGAAAAGCTTTTAGCGAGGTGACAGGGCAGTAGCTTTAGTTGCGGGGATGGCAATTTCagcctttaattttattttattttgttttatttataatagtacATATTTAAAGCTTTTGCCGATGGAGTCGTTTAAGTCTTAATTACATTGGTATGAACATTATTATCAATGTAAGAAGATATAAGTTTGAATACtctgaagtgcattatcctcctatatATAATAGTACATGGAAGTATTTTgcatattaaattttcaatttaaatactCATTTAGCtcctaaatttatcatttttctctatttggtatttatgattttttgtcctgaattgatatttaaattttattccgcCTACTATATTAGTACCTTTTGTAACGGTGTTAGTTTTTAATGACATGACAATTAATTAttaaggtttttaaattttgtctactatattatatttatttattgggtCGAATTGCCACATCATCAAAACTTACGTTGTTACGAAAAGTAACAAAATGATGGacggaaaattaattttagtattaggttGGGACAAAGAAAAACATAAGTACTAACTTGAGATAAAGTGACAAATTCAAAGGctaaatgaatatttaaacctatttttaaatatattttatatttaaaaattaaatcttttaatataaatataactaattattttattaataataatttaataaatgtaaCCTATTATTGTAACTAATCTAAtccattgaaaataaataatacaaaatattattatattcattttattattttattttataaatacatattttaatataattataattataattataattatatattaatagaaATATTGAGATGGTAAAAAGTTTTTAATGGTAGAGGTACACAATGGATGCATCTCCACTGACTAAGTTATGGAGATGTGTGAGTTTTTGCATCGCCAACCCTAATAAGATATACTTATATTAACTCTATAATGACACTATTTCCCGTCTCTTTAGAGTTCTCGGCATGTCATTGTTGACATGTTTTGTTGTAGTATGAAGTTAATTACTTACTATAGTGAGATTAAATAGTGTAACGGTgagattaaaatttatgttaggatatgtgtttagatgCAAACAACGTGAGACAAATCATAATGAGAAAGCAAAAtgactattaaatatattaaattatatttataaaatataattttactatatttaattaataaaagtaaaattattgcATATTGTTTGAAAATCATGAAATACAATGaatactataaataataatattaaaattataaaatattgtttgaaaATCATCTAATTTTGTACAAGCAAAAGGATAATTTaagtgttaaaaataaaataaaattttaattattaaaataagaaaacaagtataatttaaagataaataatgtataatattttttggtataatataaatttaacttttaacgtttatatcttttatcaatttgacctttattctttttttgagCTAAAGTTGGCTCTCGGTTTTttaaaagagttgaattgtttttttaacaaaatactacTAAAACACTCCTCAAGTATGGTAACTCCGTGATAATTCAcgtgtattttattttttaaattataaaaaattaattttttataatttttaattttccgttgacatgacatataaaataaatggcataatgtcaaatttagccctcaacctttttaaaagaatgaaatttgaccatcaatcaacctttcaaaaaacaatcaaattgtAACGAAAATActgtaagaaaaaaaataaccaaaccGAGAAATTTAGACGATTTATGGAATGCAAGTTCAAAAAGCGCAGTTGCCCAAAATCgaatccaatttttttatttaatatataattaatttaatttttatgatataaaaatattttatatttaaaatactgaaaataaatttaaattttttgaatttttttttgtttttcagaaatatctataaaaaaaactttgaaaatttgtcGAATAATATTCTAAAGTCATAAAACAAAgctcattttatcaaaataagtctaaaaataaaacaaaaataatatggaaAAACCAATAACTGAACCAAGCCAACCGAATTATGATGGAtagttaaaaaaatctaaaaaaccctaattgaATTGAACCGTTATCACCGCTACttactaaaatgttaaaatgttaaacaTAACAGCCCGCATGGTAATCCACATGTACTcctgctaattttttttttgaatttttatgaacttttttaaaatttattttaaaaataattttagaattttaaattatttgttgtcaTGTCATATAAGATAAACAATATGATTTCCACATGATACGTGGACTATCACATAGATTGCCATATTAACATTGTCAAAGAAAATGTTTTAATCAGCATTTCCATTCAAAATGAcaatcaaaacttttttttggaTCTTTTCTATTCTTCGAATAGGACagataatgaatgttttatttattgtttgagttaatttttttgggAGTAATGACGATGATTTACGGCGCTAagattttgattgaatttgtgtTATGTTTGCAAGGGTTTGGATGGAGATTCAacattgcttgtttgttcatgtAAATTGTGGTAAGTTTTTGAATTGGCTTGGGATCTACAATCTTGCCTTGGGTGTTTTTAATATAGttgttctttttgacacaatgtctaGAATTACTCATAGTCCTTTCCCAAtttataaataggaggataatgtgcttcagcgcactcgaatcACATCTAcctgcattggcaacaatgccccaatcgagctaagactcaatcgacacttaatttctttgtttttaggtgatggttgatttcatatttttgtttcaattgttGCATCCTTTTTCTGgttctaatgaaattttattatctttcatgagaaaaaaagaaaaagaaaatagtgcTATGTCAATATAAAGTACACATGGACTGTCACATGGGTTATCATGTCAATAtccttaaaaatttaatagttcagccatcatttttgttaaaaaaacgACTTgactatttttgaaatattatgaccaaatttaactcaaaaataataataataatcaaattgacaaaaatacaaatgttaatgactaaatttatcattatactcttttttctcaaaaaaatcaaattatttattgaataaaaacaagaagaagaagatagttTGATAAGCTAGACAACTAAAATCTATAGACTATATTAAACATGTTCATTGGTCAGGTTATTTGTCCAAGTCCATCAAATCACCCGATTTTACATGGTAGAGGATGTCAACCATTCAtcaatgttaataaattattctttcaaCTGAGATCACTCAGTTCGTTCATTTTAATCCTAGTCTCATccttctaaaaaataataagaaattgattgcctaaagttttcttaaatcaTGAATTCTATTAATCTCGTAGAACCACTAGTAGTGCACACTATTCATTTGTCAACTTTTTAACAATTTCTACTAAATAACTAACTCAACCGTAACtacttaattagaataaatttgaaaaaaaaacccacaCATTTATATAGAGTGTGACTCAAACCTAGATCTTAAAGTTTTGAGTACCTCAACCTTATCATCGGGCAGAAGACTCAttggaaattttgttatttttatttttagaaatttagttcttt
The Gossypium raimondii isolate GPD5lz chromosome 8, ASM2569854v1, whole genome shotgun sequence DNA segment above includes these coding regions:
- the LOC128042956 gene encoding secreted RxLR effector protein 161-like, which produces MAEFNMKDLGELHHFLGIEIHQFEKGIFISQESYVKEVIKRFKMENTNPVSTPCITGLKLSKEGEGKLVNSTIFRSLVGKLMYLTSTRPDIVYAVSLVSRFMEKPYSNHWEAAKKILRYVKGTIDYGIFYKANTLVDLIGYTDSDLARSIDDSRSTSSYVFHLGSGAVSWSSKKQLVVALSTTEVEYIAASYA